In the Pontibacillus sp. HMF3514 genome, TTTATATTAACGTCTTCAAAAAGCTTTTGATCGCCAAAGCGTAAGCTTACGTTTTGAACATTAAGCATATAATCATAATCCTCCAATATTGAATTGTTTCCATCGAAATTATATCAAAAGAGACTTCAGATAGATAGTCCACTCGTACTTCAATCTTAAAATTTTACTTTATTGAACAAGAAAAAAGGATTGCTCCGAAGAACAATCCCTCCTCTCTTATCAGAAAAAGTCTACCCAAATCTTAACAGCACTACCCAGGATGAGTAAAGCCAATATCGTTTGTAAAATTTTTGTGTTAATCTTTTTACCTGCATTTGCACCAAGTGGTGATGCTAATAAGCTAGCCACAATCATGATCGCAGCTGGTACATATTCAACTTGACCAGTGGTTACCTTTCCGATCGTAGAACCGATGGAAGAAATAAATGTGATAGCCAGAGAACTTGCGATTGTCATGCGGGTTGGAATCTTCAACACGACAAGCATAATAGGAACAAGAATAAATGCACCTGCTGCCCCAACAATTCCAGCTCCTATACCCGTAATAAAGGCAAGTGATGCTGCAATTGTTTTATTAAAATTCACTTCTTGTAGATTTTGATCCTCTAGTCCTTTTTTAGGAATAAACATCATTACAGCAGCAATGGTTGCAAGTAATCCGTAAACCAAGTTTACAGCATCATCAGACATTAACTTTGAACCATATCCACCGATGAAACTACCAATTAGAATACTTACACCCATGTACAGAATTAACTGTTTGTTTAGATATCCACCTTTACGGTAAGCCCAGACACCACCTATTGTAGCGAAGAATACTTGAACAGCACTAATACCTGCTACTTCGTGTGCTGTAAAGGCTGTGAAACCTAATAATGGTGGAATATATAAAAGCATAGGGTATTTAA is a window encoding:
- a CDS encoding sulfite exporter TauE/SafE family protein, which codes for MDIMFWVTIFLIGFAGSFVSGMVGIGGSIVKYPMLLYIPPLLGFTAFTAHEVAGISAVQVFFATIGGVWAYRKGGYLNKQLILYMGVSILIGSFIGGYGSKLMSDDAVNLVYGLLATIAAVMMFIPKKGLEDQNLQEVNFNKTIAASLAFITGIGAGIVGAAGAFILVPIMLVVLKIPTRMTIASSLAITFISSIGSTIGKVTTGQVEYVPAAIMIVASLLASPLGANAGKKINTKILQTILALLILGSAVKIWVDFF